A genome region from Candidatus Eremiobacterota bacterium includes the following:
- a CDS encoding type II secretion system protein: MRARERGFTLIEVVVAVGIIATTAVAGVGLSLASRSFGVAAAATEFDHLLDSARTISHQVQGATIAFVPDAYGDGTEVRVYAGTANGTPVATTLPPLYTHAVIEEVESLGKPPFAFVLHVNGALGGRSDYRIGANTASSEIGCPAKGAFHFVIHVNGGSADRFVPCRTPLAATGPATLTIWPSATIAPLPTPCAASCAPAALPTAPSSSPSCPPNFTAIPSGCTPTPTPSAGARYHVSVSVASPTMSVGGTNSFTAQATLSNPGSAPIGTPASVPVAIQQTTSGICTASPQGSQPSGTTFTLNGISAGTCTVVMQADVSSVAGATTDAATVSVSVSVAASPAPTPTPPTCDLVANGKCYSRIVNRTAYQFSKFVIPNESCSGDPPMCYYLDSINYIDLGIPYTLQPATLPTDSNHELLFQIDAIQSVTTACLPYSAFGTIPADQVRWSPAGIGGPVNPPPGFGEPSKYITMNRVSFGPTGGNPTTEPTTWPQQTTLLDMSESVATQRVGAVESFTYSVPNVSPTDFIGWFADFPGCDVAGNVGGSPSKQYGIAQVELVFEIFQATP, translated from the coding sequence ATGCGCGCCCGCGAGCGAGGCTTCACGCTGATCGAGGTCGTCGTCGCGGTCGGGATCATCGCGACGACCGCCGTGGCCGGCGTCGGCCTCTCGCTGGCGTCCCGCTCGTTCGGGGTCGCGGCGGCGGCGACGGAGTTCGACCACCTGCTCGACAGCGCGCGCACGATCTCGCACCAAGTGCAAGGCGCGACGATCGCGTTCGTCCCCGACGCGTACGGCGACGGCACGGAAGTGCGCGTCTACGCCGGAACCGCGAACGGAACGCCCGTCGCGACGACGCTGCCACCGCTGTACACGCACGCGGTGATCGAAGAAGTGGAATCGCTCGGCAAACCGCCCTTTGCTTTCGTGCTGCACGTGAACGGCGCGCTCGGCGGGCGCTCCGATTACCGCATCGGCGCGAACACCGCATCGAGCGAGATCGGCTGTCCCGCGAAAGGCGCGTTTCATTTCGTCATCCACGTGAACGGCGGCTCCGCCGACCGCTTCGTCCCGTGCCGCACGCCGCTCGCGGCAACCGGGCCGGCAACGCTGACAATCTGGCCCTCGGCGACGATCGCGCCGCTTCCGACACCGTGCGCAGCGTCGTGCGCGCCGGCGGCCCTGCCGACCGCGCCGTCGTCCTCGCCGAGCTGCCCGCCGAATTTCACCGCGATCCCCAGCGGCTGCACGCCGACTCCGACGCCGAGCGCCGGCGCGCGATATCACGTCAGCGTATCGGTGGCATCGCCGACAATGAGCGTCGGCGGAACCAACTCCTTCACCGCCCAAGCGACGCTGAGCAATCCCGGCAGCGCGCCGATCGGCACACCGGCCTCGGTGCCGGTGGCGATACAACAAACCACCAGCGGGATTTGTACGGCCTCGCCGCAAGGCTCGCAGCCGTCCGGCACGACGTTCACGCTGAACGGCATCTCCGCCGGAACCTGCACGGTCGTGATGCAAGCAGACGTGTCGTCAGTCGCCGGAGCGACTACAGATGCGGCGACGGTGTCCGTGTCGGTCTCGGTTGCAGCGTCGCCGGCACCGACGCCGACTCCACCGACATGCGATCTCGTCGCGAACGGCAAGTGCTACAGCCGCATCGTCAACCGAACGGCATATCAATTTTCGAAGTTCGTCATCCCGAATGAGTCCTGTTCGGGTGATCCGCCGATGTGTTATTATCTCGATAGCATTAACTACATCGACCTTGGCATTCCATACACGTTGCAGCCGGCAACGCTGCCCACAGATTCAAATCACGAACTCCTTTTCCAAATCGACGCAATACAGAGCGTCACAACGGCGTGTTTACCGTATTCCGCTTTCGGAACTATACCGGCGGATCAGGTTCGTTGGTCGCCTGCCGGAATCGGCGGGCCGGTAAATCCTCCGCCCGGCTTCGGAGAGCCGTCAAAATACATCACCATGAATCGCGTTTCGTTCGGTCCGACCGGGGGGAACCCGACTACTGAACCGACGACTTGGCCGCAACAGACGACACTTCTCGATATGTCTGAGTCAGTAGCAACGCAGAGAGTAGGCGCTGTCGAGTCATTCACGTATTCTGTTCCGAACGTATCGCCGACCGACTTCATCGGCTGGTTTGCTGACTTTCCTGGATGTGATGTCGCGGGGAACGTTGGGGGAAGCCCAAGCAAGCAGTATGGGATCGCACAAGTGGAGTTAGTATTCGAAATTTTTCAGGCTACGCCGTAG
- the purB gene encoding adenylosuccinate lyase, whose translation MHFRPRSRPRTVNDTTYTSPFSWRYGRPSLRELFSERERRKLWRAVWVALAEAQQAAGLVTQAEIDDLRAHAEDIDLAAALAVEREIGHDLMAEIRVYARQATVGGGKIHLGATSMDVEDNVETFRMRLALERIIAALDDLLRSFADRIERYAELVCMGYTHLQPAEPTTLGYRLAVYAQDLLIDRASLLAAREQLTAKGIRGAVGTSASYTRLFEGTPSTPQEQENGVLARFGLSARDVATQTYPRKLDYLLLSALAGLGASLAKFAFDVRILASPGFGDLAEPFGAKQVGSSAMPFKRNPVMAERIDSLARLLPAYADVAWQNAAGNLLERTLDDSANRRTILPEALLCSDEILALAKKIVDGLRVDERRIAENLRTYGPFAGTEAILMEAAKRGGDRQELHEVIRQSAMRAHDALAAGELNPLARLLADDDRIARWVDPAEVRERLDPSGHVGDAPQRARRLAQRIRDTVATAEKNDA comes from the coding sequence ATCCATTTTCGTCCGCGAAGCCGACCGCGAACCGTGAACGACACCACCTACACCTCGCCGTTCTCGTGGCGCTACGGCCGCCCGTCGCTGCGCGAGCTGTTCTCCGAACGCGAGCGCCGCAAGCTGTGGCGGGCGGTGTGGGTCGCGCTCGCCGAGGCGCAGCAAGCCGCCGGGCTCGTCACCCAAGCCGAAATCGACGATCTGCGCGCGCACGCCGAGGACATCGACTTGGCCGCGGCGCTCGCGGTCGAGCGCGAGATCGGCCACGATCTGATGGCGGAGATCCGCGTCTACGCGCGGCAGGCGACCGTCGGCGGCGGAAAGATTCATCTCGGCGCAACGTCGATGGACGTCGAGGACAACGTCGAGACGTTCCGGATGCGGCTCGCGCTCGAGCGCATCATTGCAGCGCTCGACGACCTGCTGCGCTCGTTCGCGGACCGCATCGAGCGCTATGCCGAGCTCGTCTGCATGGGCTACACGCACTTGCAGCCCGCCGAGCCGACGACGCTCGGCTACCGGCTCGCGGTCTACGCACAAGATTTGCTGATCGATCGCGCGTCGCTGCTGGCCGCGCGCGAGCAGCTGACCGCCAAGGGCATTCGGGGCGCGGTCGGGACGTCGGCGTCGTACACGCGCTTGTTCGAAGGGACGCCGAGCACGCCGCAGGAGCAAGAGAACGGCGTGCTCGCGCGGTTCGGTCTGAGCGCGCGCGACGTCGCCACGCAGACCTATCCGCGCAAGCTCGACTACTTGCTGCTCTCGGCGCTGGCGGGGCTCGGCGCGTCGCTTGCGAAGTTCGCGTTCGACGTGCGCATCCTCGCCAGCCCCGGCTTCGGCGATCTCGCCGAGCCGTTCGGCGCGAAGCAGGTCGGCTCGAGCGCGATGCCCTTCAAGCGCAATCCGGTGATGGCCGAGCGCATCGACTCGCTCGCGCGACTGCTCCCGGCGTACGCGGACGTCGCCTGGCAGAACGCCGCCGGCAATCTGCTCGAGCGCACGCTCGACGACAGCGCGAACCGCCGCACGATCCTGCCCGAAGCGCTGCTCTGCAGCGACGAGATCCTCGCGCTGGCGAAGAAGATCGTCGACGGGCTGCGCGTCGACGAGCGCCGCATCGCCGAAAACCTGCGCACCTACGGCCCGTTCGCGGGCACCGAAGCGATTCTGATGGAAGCGGCGAAGCGCGGCGGCGACCGCCAGGAGCTGCACGAGGTGATTCGCCAGAGTGCGATGCGCGCGCACGACGCGCTGGCCGCGGGCGAGCTGAACCCGCTCGCGCGGCTGCTCGCCGACGACGATCGCATCGCGCGCTGGGTCGATCCGGCCGAGGTGCGCGAGCGGCTCGATCCGAGCGGGCACGTCGGCGACGCACCGCAGCGCGCGCGCCGCTTGGCGCAGCGGATTCGCGACACCGTCGCTACGGCGGAGAAGAACGATGCGTAA
- the purL gene encoding phosphoribosylformylglycinamidine synthase subunit PurL yields the protein MPETAVVLDDAVARGRRLGLALSDDELRRIAEHLGRVPSDTELFAFDAQWSEHCSYKSSREHLKKLPTEGPSVLLGVGEDAGIVRLGEWNGETYGIVVAHESHNHPSQVVPFEGAATGIGGIVRDVLCMGAEVIGIADPLRFGRLENEHCRYVAQQVVDGIAAYGNAIGVPNVGGDVFFDESFDDNVLVNVVALGLVKEKDIIHSRAPQGSVGWDIVLVGKATDRSGFGGASFSSLTLDEDDADQNKGAVQVPDPFLKNVLMRATYAVFAELRAQGITAGFKDLGAGGLAGCSAELCAAGGVGAEVELERVSTAQRDLPPEVIAIGETQERLCWIVPPSFTPLMLQIYNDVYGLPRIARGACASVIGKVTETGRYVARYRDQVVMDVDLPFLTGGVRYHRPYVLPRTRSETPEEREAEMRRKFDGYARTSPFLLLEKVLTHRDVCSRAVIYRRYDGVVRGCTAIPPGYADAGVLVPIPGAPLGVALGLGGNPRYGKVDPRRAAELAVAEAIAQVSAVGATPVGLTDCLNFGDPTVPEQMGAFVAAVDGLADAARTLQVPFVSGNVSLYNRSSSGNHVAPSPIVACVGTISDIARITTGGFKQAGSTIGLVGIPQLVYGGSIIAEVMGLTTTALPEVRYPEFARYCALVREGVARGLVLAARDVSDGGILTAIAEMVIGATDRSLGAELMHWDALYDVDLMLDDQTPQLEMAIWFEEFPGFVCEVADWTAFRRLGMEVGVMTRYAGSTIAEPFLRTPYDHEVSVERLREAWEAPLRDFYGPSTGSG from the coding sequence GTGCCTGAGACGGCGGTCGTGCTCGACGACGCCGTCGCGCGCGGCCGCCGGCTGGGCCTCGCGCTCTCCGACGACGAGCTGCGGCGGATCGCCGAGCACCTCGGGCGCGTCCCGAGCGACACCGAGCTGTTCGCGTTCGACGCGCAGTGGAGCGAGCATTGCTCGTACAAGTCCTCGCGCGAGCATCTCAAAAAGCTTCCGACCGAAGGACCGAGCGTGCTGCTCGGCGTCGGCGAGGACGCCGGGATCGTGCGGCTCGGCGAGTGGAACGGCGAGACGTACGGGATCGTCGTCGCGCACGAGTCGCACAACCATCCTTCGCAGGTCGTGCCGTTCGAAGGCGCGGCGACCGGAATCGGCGGGATCGTGCGCGACGTGCTGTGCATGGGCGCCGAGGTGATCGGCATCGCCGACCCGCTGCGGTTCGGGCGGCTCGAGAACGAGCACTGCCGGTACGTCGCCCAGCAGGTCGTCGACGGGATCGCCGCCTACGGCAACGCGATCGGCGTCCCGAACGTCGGCGGCGACGTTTTCTTCGACGAGTCGTTCGACGACAACGTGCTGGTCAACGTGGTCGCGCTCGGGCTGGTCAAAGAGAAGGACATCATCCACTCGCGCGCGCCGCAGGGCAGCGTGGGCTGGGACATCGTGCTCGTCGGAAAGGCGACGGACCGGAGCGGTTTCGGCGGCGCGTCGTTCTCCTCGCTGACGCTCGACGAGGACGACGCCGATCAGAACAAGGGCGCCGTTCAAGTCCCCGATCCGTTCCTGAAGAACGTCCTCATGCGCGCGACGTACGCCGTCTTTGCGGAGCTGCGCGCGCAGGGGATCACCGCGGGGTTCAAGGACCTCGGCGCCGGCGGCCTTGCCGGGTGCAGCGCCGAATTGTGCGCGGCGGGCGGTGTCGGCGCGGAAGTGGAGCTCGAGCGCGTCTCGACGGCGCAGCGCGATCTGCCGCCAGAAGTGATCGCGATCGGCGAGACGCAGGAACGGCTGTGCTGGATCGTGCCGCCGTCGTTCACGCCGCTGATGCTGCAAATCTACAACGACGTCTACGGCCTCCCGCGGATCGCGCGCGGCGCCTGCGCAAGCGTCATCGGCAAGGTCACCGAAACCGGCCGCTACGTCGCGCGCTATCGCGACCAAGTCGTGATGGACGTCGACTTGCCGTTCCTCACCGGCGGCGTGCGCTACCATCGCCCGTACGTGCTGCCGCGGACGCGATCCGAGACGCCCGAAGAGCGCGAAGCTGAGATGCGGCGGAAGTTCGACGGCTACGCGCGGACCTCGCCGTTCCTGCTACTCGAGAAGGTTCTCACGCATCGCGACGTCTGCTCGCGTGCGGTGATCTACCGGCGGTACGACGGCGTCGTGCGCGGTTGCACTGCGATCCCGCCCGGATATGCGGATGCGGGGGTCCTGGTGCCAATTCCCGGCGCGCCGCTCGGCGTCGCGCTCGGGCTTGGCGGAAACCCGCGTTATGGCAAGGTAGATCCGCGCCGCGCAGCCGAGCTCGCGGTCGCCGAGGCGATCGCGCAGGTCAGTGCCGTCGGTGCGACGCCGGTCGGCCTCACGGATTGTCTGAATTTTGGGGATCCGACGGTCCCCGAGCAGATGGGCGCCTTCGTCGCCGCAGTCGACGGGCTCGCGGACGCGGCGCGCACGCTGCAAGTGCCGTTCGTCTCGGGGAACGTTTCGCTCTACAACCGCTCGTCTTCCGGAAATCACGTCGCGCCGTCGCCGATCGTCGCGTGCGTCGGCACGATTTCCGACATCGCGCGCATCACGACCGGCGGCTTTAAACAGGCGGGCTCGACCATCGGACTGGTCGGCATCCCGCAGCTCGTGTACGGCGGAAGCATCATCGCAGAGGTCATGGGACTGACGACGACCGCCTTGCCGGAAGTGAGATACCCGGAGTTCGCCCGGTATTGTGCGCTCGTCCGCGAGGGCGTTGCGCGGGGGCTCGTGCTCGCGGCACGCGACGTTAGCGATGGCGGTATCCTCACCGCGATCGCGGAGATGGTGATCGGGGCCACGGATCGTTCGCTCGGCGCGGAGTTGATGCACTGGGACGCGCTCTACGACGTGGACCTCATGCTCGATGACCAGACCCCGCAGTTGGAGATGGCGATCTGGTTCGAGGAGTTTCCGGGTTTTGTTTGTGAAGTCGCCGACTGGACCGCCTTTCGTCGCCTGGGCATGGAAGTCGGCGTGATGACGCGCTACGCGGGCTCCACGATCGCGGAGCCGTTTCTACGAACCCCGTACGACCATGAAGTCAGCGTTGAACGTCTGCGTGAAGCGTGGGAAGCGCCGCTGCGCGACTTCTATGGCCCTTCGACAGGCTCAGGATGA
- the purQ gene encoding phosphoribosylformylglycinamidine synthase I — translation MSARVAVLVFPGTNSEDETLRAVRAVGLDGELVHWSQPEKLARFGAFILPGGFAYEDRVRAGAVAAHDAIMDPVIEAAQAGKFVLGICNGAQMLAEAGLVPGTGPLRRPTAAFAPNRDGRFHSLHVHVRLAVAPERVPILGGIEPNAVIPAWASHGDGRLAAPADELACIANDGHLAFVYCDRDGNDVPAPNGSALDCAGLVNREGNVLAIMPHPERDAWTYMHLDDVPAARGDARAALAPSGGIKLFEHFARAVRGKVPA, via the coding sequence ATGAGTGCGCGGGTTGCGGTGCTTGTTTTTCCGGGGACGAACAGTGAGGATGAGACCTTGCGCGCGGTGCGAGCGGTGGGGCTCGACGGCGAGCTCGTGCATTGGTCGCAGCCTGAGAAGCTCGCGCGGTTCGGCGCGTTCATCTTGCCGGGTGGGTTCGCGTACGAGGATCGCGTCCGCGCGGGCGCCGTTGCGGCGCACGACGCGATCATGGACCCGGTGATCGAGGCGGCGCAGGCCGGCAAGTTCGTCCTCGGCATCTGCAACGGCGCGCAGATGCTCGCCGAAGCGGGGCTCGTGCCGGGGACGGGACCGTTGCGCCGGCCGACCGCGGCGTTTGCGCCGAACCGGGACGGCCGCTTTCACTCGCTGCACGTGCACGTGCGGCTAGCGGTTGCGCCCGAGCGCGTTCCGATTCTCGGTGGCATCGAACCAAACGCCGTGATCCCGGCCTGGGCGTCGCACGGTGACGGCCGCCTTGCTGCGCCCGCCGACGAGCTGGCGTGCATCGCGAACGACGGCCATCTGGCGTTCGTGTACTGCGATCGCGACGGCAACGACGTCCCGGCGCCGAACGGTTCGGCACTCGATTGCGCGGGGCTGGTGAACCGAGAAGGGAACGTGCTGGCGATCATGCCGCATCCGGAGCGCGACGCCTGGACGTACATGCACCTGGACGACGTTCCGGCGGCACGCGGCGACGCGCGCGCGGCGCTCGCGCCGTCGGGCGGGATCAAGCTGTTCGAGCACTTCGCCCGCGCGGTGCGCGGCAAGGTACCGGCATGA
- a CDS encoding formate--phosphoribosylaminoimidazolecarboxamide ligase: MYTIATLGSHSALQILKGAHDEGFRTLAIANRDTERLYRSFAFVDEVITIDRYSDFMSLVPELEKRKIIIVPHGSFVAYLSLEEHKKMRIPYFGNKAVLDWEASRELQRDWLLRAGLKLPRQFKTGAEIDRPVIVKLYGAQGGKGYMFLRDAMDFEERASLLARQNYILQEYIIGVPLYIHYFYSPLTRKLQIMSMDRRYETNVDSLGRIPSQAQVGMDLDPSYVVVGNQPISLRESMLAEAYRMGEDVVRVSQEICGPKGLFGAFCIETIITPDTQFYIMEISARIVAGTNLFIDGSPYSYLNYSEPMSTGRRIAREIKNALLSNSLNVVLDDSTLIDA, translated from the coding sequence ATGTACACGATCGCGACGCTCGGCTCGCACTCGGCGCTGCAGATCCTCAAGGGCGCGCACGACGAGGGGTTCCGCACGCTCGCGATCGCGAACCGCGACACGGAGCGGCTGTACCGCTCGTTCGCGTTCGTCGACGAGGTGATCACGATCGACCGGTACAGCGACTTCATGTCGCTGGTCCCCGAGCTCGAGAAGCGCAAGATCATCATCGTCCCGCACGGCTCGTTCGTCGCCTACCTCTCGCTCGAAGAGCACAAGAAGATGCGCATCCCGTACTTCGGGAACAAGGCGGTGCTCGACTGGGAGGCGAGCCGCGAGCTGCAGCGCGACTGGCTGCTGCGGGCGGGGCTCAAGCTGCCGCGCCAGTTCAAGACCGGCGCCGAGATCGACCGCCCGGTGATCGTCAAGCTGTACGGCGCGCAAGGCGGCAAAGGCTACATGTTCCTGCGCGACGCGATGGATTTCGAGGAGCGCGCCTCGCTGCTCGCGCGGCAGAACTACATCCTGCAAGAGTACATCATCGGCGTCCCGCTCTACATCCACTACTTCTACTCGCCGCTGACCCGCAAGCTCCAGATCATGTCGATGGACCGGCGCTACGAGACGAACGTCGACTCGCTCGGCCGCATCCCCTCGCAGGCGCAGGTCGGGATGGACCTCGATCCCTCCTACGTCGTGGTCGGAAACCAGCCGATCAGCTTGCGCGAGTCGATGCTCGCCGAAGCATACCGGATGGGCGAGGACGTCGTGCGGGTGAGCCAGGAAATCTGCGGCCCCAAGGGGCTGTTCGGTGCGTTCTGCATCGAGACGATCATCACGCCCGACACCCAGTTCTACATCATGGAGATTTCGGCGCGCATCGTGGCCGGCACGAACCTCTTTATCGACGGCTCTCCCTACTCGTACCTGAACTACAGCGAGCCGATGTCGACCGGCCGCCGCATCGCCCGCGAGATCAAGAACGCGCTGCTCTCCAACTCGCTCAACGTGGTACTCGATGACTCGACGCTCATCGATGCGTAG
- a CDS encoding DUF1297 domain-containing protein: protein MPFDVKATLASYDASRLTLCSIGSHSALDVASGARAQNLRNLIVTERGRNATYDTYYARRGDGPPRGCVDATLEVDKFADVLDEEVQEKLRLENVVFVPNRSFEVYLHQRYSYADIEERMRVPFFGNRRLLRAEERDEAENQYALMERAGIRYPRRIASADDIDTLVMVKAPHAKVSFERAFFLVRSTDEYNDAAEQLIESGIVTADGLRGAVIEEFALGPTINLNFFWSPVLGELELMGTDTRRQTNRDGLIGLPYKQARDLADEPVRMEEAGHIAATLTESMLEKAFDLGERFAKAAQAVDGIGVIGPFALQCVIVSGPPKDFVVYDVSLRIPGSPGTRYTPYTAYRWGRDVSVGERIAMELVWARDAGRLPDVLT from the coding sequence GTGCCGTTCGACGTAAAGGCGACCCTGGCGTCCTACGATGCGAGCCGGCTTACGCTGTGCTCGATCGGGAGCCACTCCGCGCTGGACGTCGCTTCCGGCGCGCGGGCGCAGAACCTGCGCAACCTGATCGTCACCGAGCGCGGCCGCAACGCGACCTACGACACCTACTACGCGCGCCGCGGCGACGGTCCGCCGCGCGGCTGCGTCGACGCGACGCTCGAAGTCGACAAGTTCGCCGACGTGCTCGACGAGGAGGTGCAGGAGAAATTGCGCCTCGAGAACGTCGTCTTCGTGCCGAACCGCTCGTTCGAAGTGTACCTGCACCAGCGGTACTCGTACGCGGACATCGAAGAGCGGATGCGCGTTCCGTTCTTCGGAAACCGGCGTCTGCTGCGCGCCGAAGAGCGCGACGAGGCCGAAAACCAGTACGCCCTGATGGAGCGCGCCGGCATCCGCTACCCGCGCCGGATCGCCTCGGCCGACGACATCGACACGCTGGTGATGGTGAAGGCGCCGCACGCGAAAGTCTCGTTCGAGCGCGCGTTCTTTCTGGTGCGCAGCACCGACGAGTACAACGACGCGGCGGAGCAGCTGATCGAGTCGGGGATCGTCACGGCGGACGGTTTGCGCGGCGCGGTGATCGAGGAGTTCGCGCTCGGGCCGACGATCAACCTGAACTTCTTCTGGTCCCCCGTGCTCGGCGAGCTCGAGCTGATGGGAACCGACACGCGCCGGCAGACGAACCGCGACGGGCTCATCGGCCTGCCGTACAAACAGGCGCGCGACCTCGCCGACGAGCCGGTGCGGATGGAAGAGGCCGGACACATCGCCGCGACGCTGACCGAGTCGATGCTGGAGAAGGCGTTCGATCTGGGCGAGCGGTTCGCCAAAGCGGCGCAGGCGGTCGATGGCATCGGCGTGATCGGGCCGTTCGCGCTGCAGTGCGTGATCGTCAGCGGTCCGCCGAAGGACTTCGTCGTGTACGACGTCTCGCTGCGCATCCCGGGCTCGCCGGGGACGCGCTACACCCCGTACACCGCGTACCGCTGGGGCCGCGACGTCTCGGTCGGCGAGCGCATCGCGATGGAGCTGGTGTGGGCACGCGACGCCGGCCGCCTGCCGGACGTCCTGACCTGA
- the guaA gene encoding glutamine-hydrolyzing GMP synthase: protein MQAKPATVVILDFGSQVSQLIARRAREANVYSELLPYDASWDEIAKREPAAIVLSGGPESTFGDDALDCDPRVYSSGLPLLGICYGMQLLVKRFGGGLIRLGHSEFGPAQLVLDRVDSPLFLGVPAESRVWMSHGDSVERIPPGFVPLAHTSSSPVAAMGDDARKIYAVLFHPEVVHTEAGTAILENFLHTIAGIAPSWRMDSWVDDAIEKVRAQVGEANVLCALSGGVDSAVAATLVSRAIGKQLTCIYVDTGLMRKNESLGVLAAFRDVLHLNVIHVDASQRFLERLAGIDDPEEKRIRIGHEFIAIFEEEAKKIPGVRFLVQGTLYPDVIESKTPGSKAGHKIKSHHNVGGLPERMALGLVEPLRSLFKDEVREAGRVLGLPNAIVERQPFPGPGLAVRIIGEVTRERLDIVREADWIVTSEIDAAIAQGRLSPRPWQYFAVLTPVRSVGVMGDGRTYGNLVGVRAITSEDGMTADWARLPHELLERISARIVNEIPGINRVAYDITSKPPATVEWE, encoded by the coding sequence GTGCAAGCGAAGCCCGCGACCGTCGTGATTCTCGACTTCGGCTCGCAGGTCAGCCAGCTCATCGCGCGGCGCGCGCGCGAGGCCAACGTCTACTCCGAGCTGCTGCCGTACGACGCCTCGTGGGACGAGATTGCGAAGCGCGAGCCGGCGGCGATCGTGCTGAGCGGCGGGCCGGAATCGACGTTCGGCGACGACGCGCTCGACTGCGACCCGCGCGTCTATTCGAGCGGGTTGCCGCTGCTGGGAATTTGCTACGGCATGCAGCTGCTGGTGAAGCGGTTCGGCGGCGGTTTGATTCGGCTCGGACACAGCGAGTTCGGCCCGGCGCAGCTCGTGCTCGACCGCGTCGACTCGCCTCTGTTTCTCGGCGTGCCGGCGGAGTCACGCGTGTGGATGTCGCACGGCGATTCGGTCGAGCGCATCCCGCCCGGGTTCGTGCCGCTCGCGCACACCTCGAGTTCGCCGGTCGCCGCGATGGGCGACGACGCCCGCAAGATTTACGCGGTGTTGTTCCATCCGGAGGTCGTGCACACGGAAGCAGGCACCGCGATCCTGGAGAACTTCCTGCACACGATCGCCGGAATCGCACCGTCGTGGCGGATGGACTCCTGGGTCGACGACGCGATCGAAAAAGTGCGCGCGCAGGTCGGCGAGGCGAACGTGCTGTGCGCGCTATCCGGCGGGGTGGACTCCGCGGTCGCCGCAACGCTAGTCTCGCGCGCGATCGGCAAGCAGCTTACCTGCATCTACGTCGACACCGGGCTGATGCGCAAGAACGAGTCGCTCGGCGTGCTGGCCGCGTTCCGCGACGTGCTGCACCTCAACGTGATCCACGTCGACGCATCGCAGCGCTTCCTCGAACGCCTCGCCGGCATCGATGACCCCGAAGAAAAGCGCATCCGCATCGGCCACGAGTTCATCGCGATCTTCGAAGAAGAGGCGAAGAAGATCCCCGGCGTGCGGTTCTTGGTGCAAGGGACCCTGTATCCCGACGTGATCGAGTCGAAGACGCCGGGCTCGAAAGCCGGCCACAAGATCAAGTCACACCACAACGTCGGCGGTTTGCCGGAGCGGATGGCGCTGGGGCTGGTGGAGCCGCTGCGCTCGCTGTTCAAGGACGAAGTGCGCGAAGCGGGCCGCGTCCTCGGCCTGCCGAACGCGATCGTCGAGCGCCAGCCCTTCCCGGGGCCTGGTTTGGCGGTGCGCATCATCGGCGAGGTCACGCGCGAACGGCTGGACATCGTGCGCGAAGCCGACTGGATCGTCACCAGCGAGATCGACGCCGCGATCGCGCAAGGCCGGCTCTCGCCGCGCCCGTGGCAGTACTTCGCGGTGCTCACGCCGGTGCGCAGCGTCGGCGTGATGGGCGATGGCCGGACCTACGGCAACCTGGTCGGCGTCCGCGCGATCACCAGCGAAGACGGCATGACCGCCGACTGGGCCCGCCTCCCGCACGAGCTCCTCGAGCGCATCTCCGCCCGCATCGTCAACGAGATCCCCGGCATAAACCGCGTCGCCTACGACATCACGTCGAAGCCGCCAGCCACGGTCGAATGGGAGTAA
- a CDS encoding HD domain-containing protein: MKRLASAALLTCALLVVPGMRATGAGTQTATGIALDAPWKVAIYEMVRAKFHHPGWGWQHSERDYQLATEVAQGDGLKVDTDVLFAAAMLHDMAAFPPYEKPGMEHGDRAAETSEAVLRAAGFPMRKFPAVQAAMRGHMYYSEAGTVPEAIALHDADSLDFLGVVGATRILALTGSDKADVQPALKTLRKFVTDIPPRLITRTAKRIGTARAAELSALLDHLEAETYNDTI; this comes from the coding sequence ATGAAACGCCTTGCTTCCGCCGCGCTGCTGACCTGCGCGCTGCTCGTCGTTCCCGGCATGCGCGCAACCGGCGCCGGCACGCAAACCGCGACCGGGATCGCGCTCGACGCTCCCTGGAAAGTGGCGATCTACGAGATGGTACGCGCGAAATTTCACCATCCCGGTTGGGGCTGGCAGCATTCGGAGCGCGACTATCAGCTGGCGACCGAAGTGGCCCAAGGCGACGGGCTGAAGGTCGATACGGACGTGCTGTTCGCCGCCGCGATGCTGCACGACATGGCGGCCTTTCCGCCGTACGAGAAGCCGGGAATGGAGCACGGCGACCGCGCGGCCGAGACGAGCGAAGCCGTGTTGCGCGCGGCCGGTTTTCCGATGCGCAAGTTCCCCGCCGTGCAAGCCGCGATGCGTGGCCACATGTACTACAGCGAAGCCGGAACCGTCCCCGAAGCGATCGCGCTGCACGACGCCGACTCGCTGGACTTTCTCGGCGTCGTCGGCGCGACGCGCATCTTGGCGCTGACCGGCAGCGACAAAGCCGACGTGCAGCCCGCCCTCAAAACGCTCCGCAAGTTCGTCACCGACATCCCGCCGCGCCTTATTACCCGAACTGCAAAGCGCATTGGCACCGCCCGCGCCGCAGAACTATCGGCCCTGCTCGACCACCTCGAAGCTGAGACGTACAACGATACCATTTAG